The following are encoded together in the Adhaeribacter arboris genome:
- the lipB gene encoding lipoyl(octanoyl) transferase LipB translates to MNKEVALISLGTIDYQQAWDYQERLFADTIAIKTANRNLAPSEHRTTPNYLLLCQHPHVYTLGKSGKESHLLLNEQGLYDYQAQFYKINRGGDITYHGPGQLVAYPILDLDNFFTDIHQYLRFLEEAVILTLKDFGIVAGRIAGLTGVWLDFEKQKNSRKICAMGVKCSRWVTMHGLALNVNTDLSYFNHIIPCGIPDKAVTSMQQELGRTVSIAEVEEKLVFYFAQLFGATCHILSHERRYQF, encoded by the coding sequence CAGGAAAGATTATTTGCCGATACAATTGCTATTAAAACAGCTAACCGGAACCTTGCGCCATCGGAACACCGAACCACTCCCAATTACTTACTATTGTGTCAGCACCCGCATGTATATACTTTAGGTAAAAGCGGGAAAGAGAGCCACCTGTTGCTTAATGAGCAAGGTTTATACGATTATCAGGCACAGTTTTACAAAATAAACCGGGGCGGTGATATAACATATCATGGACCGGGACAATTAGTAGCTTATCCCATTCTGGATCTAGATAATTTTTTTACGGATATTCATCAATACCTGCGGTTTTTAGAGGAAGCTGTTATTTTAACTTTAAAAGATTTTGGCATTGTGGCCGGCCGGATTGCCGGATTAACCGGCGTGTGGCTTGATTTTGAAAAACAGAAAAATTCCCGAAAAATATGCGCTATGGGAGTTAAGTGTAGCCGATGGGTAACCATGCATGGTTTAGCCTTAAACGTAAATACCGATTTAAGTTATTTTAATCATATTATACCTTGCGGTATCCCGGATAAAGCAGTTACCTCTATGCAGCAGGAACTGGGTAGAACAGTTTCAATAGCGGAAGTAGAGGAAAAACTGGTGTTCTATTTTGCACAACTTTTTGGGGCCACCTGCCATATATTGTCTCATGAGAGAAGATATCAATTTTGA